The proteins below are encoded in one region of Manis pentadactyla isolate mManPen7 chromosome 2, mManPen7.hap1, whole genome shotgun sequence:
- the NUDT12 gene encoding NAD-capped RNA hydrolase NUDT12 isoform X1 — protein MSSIKRSPKEEIISQLHYSAAEGDIARLTVILSHSPSLLNETSENGWTALMYAARNGHPEVVQFLLEKGCDRSIVNKSRQTALDIAKFWGYKHIANLLANAKDGKKPWFLTNEVEECENYFSRTLLDRKSEKRNNSDWLQAKESHHTTVYILFSDLNPLVTLGGNKESSQQPEVRLCQLNYTDIKDYLGQPEKITLIFLGVELEMKKEPLNYAGGVPREEDGLVAWFALGIDPVAAEEFKQRHENCYFLHPPMPALLQLKEKEAGVVAQARSVLAWHSRYKFCPTCGSATKIEEGGYKRVCLKEGCPSLHGVHNTSYPRVDPVVIMQVIHPDGTKCLLGRQKRFPPNMFTCLAGFIEPGETIEDAVRREVEEESGVKVGHVQYVSCQPWPMPSSLMIGCLAVAVSTEIKVDKNEIEDARWFTREQVVDVLTKGKQQAFFVPPSRAIAHQLIKHWIGMNPNL, from the exons atgtCTTCTATAAAAAGAAGTCCAAAAGAAGAAATCATTTCCCAGCTTCACTATTCAGCTGCAGAAGGAGATATTGCCAGGTTAACAGTAATCCTCAGTCATTCTCCATCTCTTCTCAATGAAACTTCTGAAAATGGCTGGACTGCTTTAATGTATGCTGCAAGGAATGGGCATCCAGAAGTTGTCCAATTTCTACTTGAGAAAGG GTGTGACAGATCCATTGTCAATAAATCAAGGCAGACTGCATTGGATATTGCTAAATTTTGGGGTTATAAGCATATAGCTAACTTACTAGCTAATGCTAAAGATGGGAAGAAGCCTTGGTTCCTAACCAATGAAGTGGAAGAATGTGAAAATTATTTTAGCAGGACACTACTGGACcgaaaaagtgaaaaaagaaacaattctGACTGGCTGCAAGCTAAAGAAAGCCATCATACCACAGTTTATATCCTTTTCTCAGATTTAAATCCCTTGGTTACTCTAGGTGGCAATAAAGAAAGTTCCCAACAGCCGGAAGTCAGGCTGTGTCAGCTGAACTACACAGATATAAAGGATTATTTGGGCCAGCCTGAGAAGATCACCTTGATTTTCCTTGGAGTAGAACTTGAAATGAAAAAAGAGCCACTTAATTATGCTGGGGGTGTCCCAAGAGAAGAAGATGGGTTGGTTGCCTGGTTTGCTCTAGGTATAGATCCTGTTGCTGCTGAAGAATTTAAGCAAAGACATGAAAATTGTTATTTTCTCCATCCACCAATGCCAGCTCTTCTgcaactgaaagaaaaagaagctg GGGTTGTAGCTCAAGCAAGATCTGTTCTTGCCTGGCACAGTCGATATAAGTTCTGCCCCACCTGTGGAAGTGCAACTAAAATTGAAGAAGGTGGCTATAAAAGAGTATGCTTAAAAGAAGGCTGTCCTAGCCTCCATGGCGTTCACAACACATCGTATCCAAGAGTTG atccAGTAGTAATCATGCAAGTTATTCATCCAGATGGGACCAAATGTCTTTTAGGCAGGCAGAAAAGATTTCCCCCAAACATGTTTACTTGCCTTGCTGGATTTATTGAGCCTG GGGAGACAATAGAAGATGCCGTTCGGAgagaagtagaagaggaaagtGGAGTCAAAGTTGGCCATGTTCAGTATGTCTCTTGTCAACCATGGCCAATGCCCTCCTCCTTAATGATTGGTTGCTTAGCTGTGGCAGTGTCTACAGAAATTAAAGTTGACAAGAATGAAATAGAGGACGCCCGCTGGTTCACTAGAGAACAG GTTGTGGATGTTCTGACCAAAGGGAAGCAGCAGGCATTCTTTGTTCCACCAAGCCGAGCTATTGCACATCAGTTAATCAAACACTGGATTGGAATGAACCCCAATCTCTAA
- the NUDT12 gene encoding NAD-capped RNA hydrolase NUDT12 isoform X2 — MSSIKRSPKEEIISQLHYSAAEGDIARLTVILSHSPSLLNETSENGWTALMYAARNGHPEVVQFLLEKGCDRSIVNKSRQTALDIAKFWGYKHIANLLANAKDGKKPWFLTNEVEECENYFSRTLLDRKSEKRNNSDWLQAKESHHTTVYILFSDLNPLVTLGGNKESSQQPEVRLCQLNYTDIKDYLGQPEKITLIFLGVELEMKKEPLNYAGGVPREEDGLVAWFALGIDPVAAEEFKQRHENCYFLHPPMPALLQLKEKEAGVVAQARSVLAWHSRYKFCPTCGSATKIEEGGYKRVCLKEGCPSLHGVHNTSYPRVGETIEDAVRREVEEESGVKVGHVQYVSCQPWPMPSSLMIGCLAVAVSTEIKVDKNEIEDARWFTREQVVDVLTKGKQQAFFVPPSRAIAHQLIKHWIGMNPNL; from the exons atgtCTTCTATAAAAAGAAGTCCAAAAGAAGAAATCATTTCCCAGCTTCACTATTCAGCTGCAGAAGGAGATATTGCCAGGTTAACAGTAATCCTCAGTCATTCTCCATCTCTTCTCAATGAAACTTCTGAAAATGGCTGGACTGCTTTAATGTATGCTGCAAGGAATGGGCATCCAGAAGTTGTCCAATTTCTACTTGAGAAAGG GTGTGACAGATCCATTGTCAATAAATCAAGGCAGACTGCATTGGATATTGCTAAATTTTGGGGTTATAAGCATATAGCTAACTTACTAGCTAATGCTAAAGATGGGAAGAAGCCTTGGTTCCTAACCAATGAAGTGGAAGAATGTGAAAATTATTTTAGCAGGACACTACTGGACcgaaaaagtgaaaaaagaaacaattctGACTGGCTGCAAGCTAAAGAAAGCCATCATACCACAGTTTATATCCTTTTCTCAGATTTAAATCCCTTGGTTACTCTAGGTGGCAATAAAGAAAGTTCCCAACAGCCGGAAGTCAGGCTGTGTCAGCTGAACTACACAGATATAAAGGATTATTTGGGCCAGCCTGAGAAGATCACCTTGATTTTCCTTGGAGTAGAACTTGAAATGAAAAAAGAGCCACTTAATTATGCTGGGGGTGTCCCAAGAGAAGAAGATGGGTTGGTTGCCTGGTTTGCTCTAGGTATAGATCCTGTTGCTGCTGAAGAATTTAAGCAAAGACATGAAAATTGTTATTTTCTCCATCCACCAATGCCAGCTCTTCTgcaactgaaagaaaaagaagctg GGGTTGTAGCTCAAGCAAGATCTGTTCTTGCCTGGCACAGTCGATATAAGTTCTGCCCCACCTGTGGAAGTGCAACTAAAATTGAAGAAGGTGGCTATAAAAGAGTATGCTTAAAAGAAGGCTGTCCTAGCCTCCATGGCGTTCACAACACATCGTATCCAAGAGTTG GGGAGACAATAGAAGATGCCGTTCGGAgagaagtagaagaggaaagtGGAGTCAAAGTTGGCCATGTTCAGTATGTCTCTTGTCAACCATGGCCAATGCCCTCCTCCTTAATGATTGGTTGCTTAGCTGTGGCAGTGTCTACAGAAATTAAAGTTGACAAGAATGAAATAGAGGACGCCCGCTGGTTCACTAGAGAACAG GTTGTGGATGTTCTGACCAAAGGGAAGCAGCAGGCATTCTTTGTTCCACCAAGCCGAGCTATTGCACATCAGTTAATCAAACACTGGATTGGAATGAACCCCAATCTCTAA